The Bacteroidota bacterium sequence AGCACTTTTATCTTTTATTGTAATAAAGGTTTTATAGTCTAATTTAACTTTAAACCGCTTAATTTTTTTTCCGGCTTCGGCCAGATTTTCTTTAATTTTAGTTTTCATAGTTGTAATATTTAAAGTTTTAGTCTAACCAAGATAGAAAAAAACCTCAAAGATATTTACTACAAAAACAATTTTAACATATCTTTTTGATTACTCGCAATTTGTGAGAATGTCTTTGGGTGTCAACATTATAGATGCCTGTATGATCTATCCTGTCTATACGAACTTTTCCGTGGGCATGAATAATGTAATTATTTTCTAAAATAATTCCTACATGAATAATTTCACCTTCTTCGTTATCGAAAAAAGCCAAATCACCGGGTTCTGATTCTTCTATAAAACTCAATACTTCACCCAGTTTAGCCTGATCAGCAGCATTTCTTGGTATTTGTATACCATTAAGTTTATAGACCATTTGAGTATATCCTGAACAGTCTATTCCCATTGGTGATTTGCCTCCCCATAGATATGGAGAATTTAAATACATAAAAGCATTATCGACCAGTTTGCTTTTATCTTTTCTTTTGTATTCAACAACATCACCTTCATATTTATATTCTTTGTTGGTCAATGCAAAATGATTATTGGAATAATAAGGTAATAATGATCCTATAGGAATCGGTATCATATTATTATCCATATCAAAAACAAAGTCTATGAAGTCGTTGGTGAGAATTTTATTTGAGTTGTTTAATTTGTTGAATTCTTTTTCAGAGATAGGAATAAACTGTTTTTTGTCGATCCATCCTACAAAATTATCGAATGAGTTTTCAATTTTAGTCCAAGAGTCTATTTCTTCAATAATTTTAAAGTATTCTCCAAATAGCAGTTGGTTAATTTGTTCACTATTGTGATCATTTTCTAACCTTACAGGTATGACACTAAGATTGCAAATTCCGTAATTCATCAATTTGGTTTAGGTAAAATTATTGCCCGAAGATAATAATGTTCGGGCAATAATTAATACCGGGATTAAAGTTTTTCAATAATCATTGCTGAAGCACCTCCACCTCCGTTACAAATACCTGCTAATCCGTATTTTGCATTGTTTTGTTCAAGTACGTTTAACAAAGTAACCATAATTCTGGCTCCTGAACATCCAAGGGGGTGTCCTAAGGATACAGCTCCGCCATTAATATTAGTTTTGTCAGGATCCATTTCCATTAATTTCATATTAGCTAAGCTAACAACTGCAAAAGCTTCGTTTATTTCGAAGAATTCCATATCGCTTAGTTTCATACCTGCTTTATCTAATGCTTTATTCATTGCTTTGGCAGGTGCGGTAGTAAACCATTCCGGTTCATGAGCTGCATCAGCATAAGATTTTATTACAGCGAGTGGTTTAATTCCTAATTCATCTGCTTTTTTTCTGCTCATTAATATAACTGCTGCAGCTCCGTCGTTGATTGTGGAAGCATTAGCAGCTGTTACTGTTCCATCTTTTTTAAATACAGGTCGCAGACCGGGGATTTTTTCGAACTTAACATTTTTAAACTCTTCATCTTCCGATACAACTATTGCATCACCACGTCTTTGTGGAATTTCAACCGGTACAATTTCATTGGCGAAATTTCCATTTTCCCACGCTTTGGCAGATCTTGTATAAGATTCAACAGAGTAGGAGTCCTGCTCTTCCCGGGTGAAATTCATTTCACTTGCACACAATTCAGCACTTTCTCCCATGTGTTTACCACTATAGGCATCCAGTAATCCATCCCGAAGCATACCATCGGCCATTTTAAAATCACCTAATTTCTGACCGGTTCTTCCATTCGGGAAATAATGAGGGATTTGCGACATATTCTCCATTCCCCCGGTCATTACTATTTCATTGTCGCCTGCCAAAATAGATTGAGCACCTATCATCATTGCCTTTAAGCCCGAAGAACATACTTTATTTACCGTAGTACACGGTACTGTGTTGGGAATTCCGGCATAAATAGAAGCCTGTCTGGCTGGTGCTTGTCCCAAATTTGCCTGGATTACATTTCCAAAAAATACTTCTTCGATCAATTTAGAACTCAGATTAATTCTGTCTAAAGCACCTTTAATAGCAGTCGCTCCTAATTTTGTAGCCGGTATAGTAGATAAACTTCCACCAAAACTGCCAATAGGAGTTCGAACTGCCGAAACAATTACAACTTCGTTTTTCATCAGTAAAAAATTCTTATGTTGATTATACGTTGGTTATTCTTATGACGAATATATGAATTAATATTTATGTTTTTGATGTGAATTGAAATCTATAAGTTATAGGCTGAAGTGAATTATTTGCAATAAAAATATTTAAATACAATGGAGGTATTAACATGATTGTTTAATAGGGGTATAGTGTTGATAATCAAGGGTGAATGGGCGATTTGTATGATGTTGGTATAATAATTGGGTATGTGTAAAAAGTTAAAAAGTGTTATTTTTAGCTCAAAAAATTTTACTTATTAAGTAAAATTTATATTTTTGATAGATAATAAACAAAAAAGCAATTGCCTATAGATATAATTCTACTTTAAAAAAAAATATTCTAACACCACAATAAATAAGTAGATTATGTCTGTATCTGATTATAACGATTCCAAGTTAGTTAGTAATTATATTAATGGAGATGAGTCAGCCATAGAAGTGTTGATTTATCGCCATAAAACTAAAATATATAATTTCATATATTCCAAAATTGGAGATAGAGATCTAACTGAAGATATATTCCAGGATACCTTTATCAAGGTTATCAATACTTTAAAACGAAAAAAATATAATGAAGAGGGAAGGTTTCTATCCTGGGTGATGAGAATTGCCCATAATTTAGTAATTGATCATTTCAGAAAAGAAAACCGTTTACCAAAATACTCGAATAAGAGTGATTTTGATGTTTTTTTACTGGTGAAAGACGATAAACTAAATATTGAGAATGAACTTATAAAGTCCCAGATAGAGTCAGATGTAAAATTACTTATAGAGCAGTTGCCTGATGAGCAAAAAGAAGTATTGAAAATGCGTCATTACAATGATTTGAGTTTTAAGGAAATCGCCGAAAATACAGGGGTGAGTATAAATACAGCCCTGGGAAGAATGCGCTATGCTTTGATCAATTTAAAAAAGATGATAGAAGAAAAGAACCTTATTCTCCACTGATTGTAATCTAAATAATTACAATTACATAAGGAAAAGTTATAATAAAAAATAAAATATCATAC is a genomic window containing:
- a CDS encoding C40 family peptidase, coding for MNYGICNLSVIPVRLENDHNSEQINQLLFGEYFKIIEEIDSWTKIENSFDNFVGWIDKKQFIPISEKEFNKLNNSNKILTNDFIDFVFDMDNNMIPIPIGSLLPYYSNNHFALTNKEYKYEGDVVEYKRKDKSKLVDNAFMYLNSPYLWGGKSPMGIDCSGYTQMVYKLNGIQIPRNAADQAKLGEVLSFIEESEPGDLAFFDNEEGEIIHVGIILENNYIIHAHGKVRIDRIDHTGIYNVDTQRHSHKLRVIKKIC
- a CDS encoding acetyl-CoA C-acyltransferase gives rise to the protein MKNEVVIVSAVRTPIGSFGGSLSTIPATKLGATAIKGALDRINLSSKLIEEVFFGNVIQANLGQAPARQASIYAGIPNTVPCTTVNKVCSSGLKAMMIGAQSILAGDNEIVMTGGMENMSQIPHYFPNGRTGQKLGDFKMADGMLRDGLLDAYSGKHMGESAELCASEMNFTREEQDSYSVESYTRSAKAWENGNFANEIVPVEIPQRRGDAIVVSEDEEFKNVKFEKIPGLRPVFKKDGTVTAANASTINDGAAAVILMSRKKADELGIKPLAVIKSYADAAHEPEWFTTAPAKAMNKALDKAGMKLSDMEFFEINEAFAVVSLANMKLMEMDPDKTNINGGAVSLGHPLGCSGARIMVTLLNVLEQNNAKYGLAGICNGGGGASAMIIEKL
- a CDS encoding sigma-70 family RNA polymerase sigma factor — protein: MSVSDYNDSKLVSNYINGDESAIEVLIYRHKTKIYNFIYSKIGDRDLTEDIFQDTFIKVINTLKRKKYNEEGRFLSWVMRIAHNLVIDHFRKENRLPKYSNKSDFDVFLLVKDDKLNIENELIKSQIESDVKLLIEQLPDEQKEVLKMRHYNDLSFKEIAENTGVSINTALGRMRYALINLKKMIEEKNLILH